A single Carnobacterium inhibens subsp. inhibens DSM 13024 DNA region contains:
- the ispD gene encoding 2-C-methyl-D-erythritol 4-phosphate cytidylyltransferase, whose amino-acid sequence MNKDYELILLAAGHGRRMRSSKNKILLPLLDKPLIEYPLNIFLKDEYCSHIILVVKEDEVELINDLLRQEQMFSGKKITIAIGGTERQHSVYNGLKKLNNKISGIVMIHDGARPFIELEAVHRLYKEVQKMGAAILGVPAKDTIKAVYPNQTVKVTLPRSELWQIQTPQAFKSSIVLQAHEKAKEDHFLGTDDASLVERIEKEIVVIEGSYDNIKITTPEDMVTGKAILLHRKQQKK is encoded by the coding sequence ATGAATAAGGACTATGAGCTGATTTTATTGGCAGCTGGTCATGGGAGACGCATGAGATCTTCTAAGAATAAAATTTTATTGCCTTTACTAGATAAGCCGTTGATTGAATACCCATTGAATATTTTTTTAAAAGATGAGTATTGCAGCCACATCATTTTAGTTGTAAAAGAAGATGAAGTTGAATTGATCAATGATTTATTGCGACAAGAGCAGATGTTCAGTGGAAAAAAAATCACCATAGCAATAGGCGGAACGGAACGACAGCATAGCGTCTACAATGGATTGAAAAAATTGAATAATAAAATATCGGGTATCGTAATGATCCATGATGGTGCAAGGCCTTTTATTGAACTGGAAGCTGTTCATCGATTGTACAAAGAAGTTCAAAAGATGGGGGCTGCTATTTTAGGAGTACCTGCTAAAGATACGATTAAAGCTGTTTACCCAAACCAGACTGTCAAGGTGACTTTGCCCAGAAGTGAATTATGGCAGATACAGACTCCCCAAGCGTTTAAAAGCTCCATAGTTCTGCAAGCTCATGAAAAAGCTAAAGAAGATCATTTTTTAGGCACAGATGATGCTTCATTAGTAGAACGAATAGAAAAAGAAATAGTAGTAATAGAAGGGTCCTATGATAATATAAAGATAACGACTCCTGAAGATATGGTAACTGGAAAAGCTATTTTGCTCCATAGAAAACAGCAAAAGAAGTAA
- a CDS encoding ABC transporter ATP-binding protein: MVEIALKNINKKYENNDFLSVTDFNLDIKDKEFIVFVGPSGCGKSTTLRMVAGLEDISEGELYIGDKLVNDVAPKDRDIAMVFQNYALYPHMTVYDNMAFGLKLRKYKKEEIKQRVEEAAEILGLTDYLKRKPAALSGGQRQRVALGRAIVRDAKVFLMDEPLSNLDAKLRVAMRAEIAKLHRRLDTTTIYVTHDQTEAMTMADRIVIMKDGFVQQIGTPKEVYNTPVNVFVAGFIGSPAMNFFDVTLNNNIISNGQGLSIKVDERNAKNLISKGYDGKKLIFGIRPEDIHSEQIVLDANPDSIVHAEVVVSELLGAETMLYTKVDGTEFISKVDARDFHEPGEFIDLSFNLNKCHFFDPETQEVIK; encoded by the coding sequence ATGGTAGAAATCGCACTAAAAAATATTAATAAAAAATATGAAAATAATGATTTTCTTTCTGTAACAGACTTTAATTTAGATATTAAAGATAAAGAGTTTATTGTATTTGTTGGTCCCTCTGGTTGTGGGAAATCAACTACATTACGTATGGTTGCTGGACTTGAAGACATTTCAGAAGGCGAATTATACATTGGAGACAAATTAGTCAATGATGTTGCTCCAAAAGACCGCGATATTGCGATGGTTTTCCAAAACTATGCCTTATACCCTCATATGACTGTATACGATAATATGGCTTTTGGTTTAAAATTACGTAAATACAAAAAAGAAGAAATTAAACAACGTGTTGAAGAAGCTGCTGAGATTTTAGGTTTAACTGATTACTTAAAACGTAAACCTGCTGCATTATCTGGTGGACAACGTCAACGTGTTGCATTAGGACGTGCTATCGTTCGTGATGCCAAAGTATTCTTAATGGACGAACCTTTATCAAATTTAGATGCTAAGTTACGTGTAGCTATGCGTGCAGAGATTGCAAAACTGCACCGTCGTCTAGATACAACTACTATCTATGTTACTCATGACCAAACAGAAGCGATGACTATGGCAGACCGTATTGTTATCATGAAAGATGGATTTGTTCAACAAATCGGTACTCCTAAAGAAGTTTACAATACACCAGTTAATGTCTTTGTTGCAGGATTTATTGGTTCTCCAGCAATGAATTTCTTTGATGTTACTTTAAATAATAATATTATTTCTAATGGTCAAGGATTGTCTATCAAAGTTGATGAAAGAAATGCAAAAAATCTTATATCTAAAGGTTATGATGGTAAGAAATTGATTTTCGGTATTCGTCCAGAAGATATTCATAGCGAACAAATTGTTTTAGATGCTAATCCTGATAGTATCGTTCATGCTGAAGTAGTGGTATCAGAATTACTTGGAGCTGAAACTATGCTTTATACTAAAGTTGATGGTACTGAATTTATTTCAAAAGTTGATGCTAGAGATTTCCATGAACCTGGAGAATTTATTGACCTATCCTTCAACTTAAACAAATGTCACTTCTTTGATCCAGAAACTCAAGAAGTAATTAAGTAA
- the ispF gene encoding 2-C-methyl-D-erythritol 2,4-cyclodiphosphate synthase produces the protein MIRVGQGYDVHQLVRDRSLIIGGVTIPYEYGLLGHSDADVLLHAIIDALLGAAGKGDIGYHFPDTDEQFKNVDSRELLRKVWRLLKQEGYTIGNIDATVLAERPKLAPYLAEMKENIAYDCQTSIQHVNVKATTSETMGFIGRKEGLAAMAVCLLEKQDRTPSPI, from the coding sequence ATGATTCGCGTAGGACAAGGTTATGATGTTCATCAATTGGTAAGGGATAGAAGCTTAATCATTGGTGGAGTAACAATTCCTTATGAATATGGATTGTTGGGTCATTCTGATGCTGACGTGTTGCTTCATGCTATTATTGATGCCTTATTAGGGGCTGCTGGCAAAGGAGATATAGGCTATCATTTTCCGGATACAGATGAACAATTTAAAAATGTCGATTCAAGAGAGTTATTACGTAAGGTATGGCGTTTGTTAAAACAAGAAGGTTATACGATTGGAAATATTGATGCAACTGTTTTAGCTGAAAGGCCGAAATTAGCTCCTTATTTAGCTGAAATGAAAGAAAACATAGCTTATGATTGTCAAACTAGTATCCAGCATGTTAACGTAAAGGCGACAACTTCAGAAACAATGGGTTTTATTGGTCGAAAAGAAGGCCTTGCAGCTATGGCTGTTTGTTTATTAGAGAAACAAGATAGAACCCCTTCGCCTATTTAA
- the radA gene encoding DNA repair protein RadA: MAKKKTTKFVCQACGYESPKWMGRCPNCGSWNQMEEEIVADKNDRRSRVSMTGKTAKAEAIQDINVSKVPRVKTELKELNRVLGGGVVPGSLVLIGGDPGIGKSTLLLQVSAQLNLAGGKVLYVSGEESASQIKMRANRLGVKGADFYIYPETDMGAIRQTIEDLKPDYVIIDSIQTMNQPDITGVVGSVSQVRESTADLMKIAKTNNIAIFIVGHVTKEGAIAGPRMLEHMVDTVLYFEGERHHTFRILRAVKNRFGSTNEIGIFEMREGGLVEVLNPSEMFLEERLSGATGSAVVASMEGSRPILAEIQSLITPTAFGNAKRTASGLDHNRVSLIMAVLEKRAGLLLQNQDAYLKSAGGVKLDEPAIDLAIAISVASSYQEKETKETDCFIGEIGLTGEIRRVSRIEQRVNEATKLGFKRIMIPKNNIGGWEFPSNVDIIGVTTISEAIKKAFS, from the coding sequence GTGGCAAAAAAGAAAACAACAAAGTTTGTCTGCCAAGCATGTGGTTATGAATCACCTAAATGGATGGGTCGTTGTCCAAATTGCGGCAGTTGGAACCAAATGGAAGAAGAAATCGTTGCAGATAAAAATGATCGTAGAAGTCGTGTCAGTATGACAGGTAAAACGGCTAAGGCTGAAGCAATTCAAGACATAAATGTATCTAAAGTTCCCAGAGTCAAAACAGAATTAAAAGAGTTGAATCGTGTTTTAGGCGGTGGAGTAGTTCCAGGCTCATTAGTTTTGATCGGAGGAGATCCTGGTATCGGAAAATCAACTCTCTTACTGCAAGTTTCCGCTCAACTGAATCTAGCAGGTGGAAAAGTGTTATACGTAAGTGGTGAAGAGAGCGCTAGCCAGATTAAAATGCGGGCGAATCGATTGGGTGTTAAAGGTGCTGACTTTTATATTTATCCAGAAACGGATATGGGTGCTATAAGACAAACAATTGAAGATTTGAAACCTGATTATGTTATTATTGATTCTATTCAAACTATGAATCAACCAGATATCACTGGAGTAGTAGGAAGTGTTTCTCAAGTTAGAGAAAGCACAGCTGATTTAATGAAAATTGCAAAAACGAATAATATTGCTATTTTTATAGTGGGACATGTTACAAAAGAAGGGGCTATCGCTGGTCCACGTATGTTGGAACATATGGTAGACACCGTATTGTATTTTGAAGGAGAAAGGCATCATACTTTCCGTATTTTAAGAGCTGTTAAAAACCGATTTGGCTCTACCAATGAGATTGGGATCTTTGAAATGCGTGAAGGTGGGTTAGTTGAAGTGTTAAACCCTTCAGAAATGTTTCTAGAGGAACGGTTATCTGGAGCTACAGGATCTGCTGTAGTGGCTTCAATGGAAGGATCGCGACCAATTTTAGCTGAAATCCAGTCGTTGATCACACCGACTGCTTTTGGGAATGCTAAGCGAACAGCAAGTGGCTTAGATCATAATCGTGTATCGTTGATTATGGCGGTGTTGGAAAAAAGAGCAGGATTGTTGTTGCAAAACCAAGATGCCTATTTAAAATCAGCAGGTGGCGTAAAATTAGATGAACCTGCGATCGACTTAGCGATCGCCATCAGTGTCGCTTCTAGTTACCAAGAAAAAGAAACAAAAGAAACCGACTGTTTTATCGGAGAAATCGGCTTGACCGGAGAAATCAGACGTGTGAGCCGAATTGAACAAAGGGTAAATGAAGCGACTAAACTAGGGTTTAAACGCATCATGATTCCGAAAAATAATATTGGCGGATGGGAATTCCCTAGTAATGTAGATATTATTGGAGTGACAACTATTTCTGAAGCAATAAAGAAAGCTTTTTCTTAA
- a CDS encoding PIN/TRAM domain-containing protein has protein sequence MVKKIITGIFILIGGSIGASLMPIAWDMAGVENLYINNVVTNILIGAIIFLFISFLSVTYIEQAFKKIETFLSQQSVTYLLFGSLGTIIGLVLAWLISVVLIGMNIRVISDVIPFILVIGFAYLGFRVGTTRRDEWRKLFQPKVKKNTEDEDGKVLERRADETFRKYKILDTSVIIDGRIYDIAKTGFLEGTILIPNFVLQELQYIADSSDSLKRVRGRRGLDILNALQKENDMQVEMYDGDFEDITEVDSKLIKLAKLLDGVVVTNDYNLNKVSEFQNVPVLNINELANAVKPVVIPGENMTVMIVKAGTERSQGVAYLDDGTMIVVEEGQHFMNKTIEVVVTSALQTAAGRMIFAKPVHSQKGIKDRE, from the coding sequence TTGGTAAAAAAAATTATAACCGGTATATTCATATTGATCGGTGGAAGTATTGGAGCAAGTTTGATGCCGATTGCCTGGGATATGGCAGGGGTTGAAAATCTTTACATCAACAATGTAGTCACAAATATTCTGATTGGTGCTATTATATTTTTATTTATTTCTTTTTTATCAGTGACATACATTGAACAAGCCTTTAAAAAAATCGAAACTTTTTTAAGTCAACAAAGTGTGACCTATTTATTATTTGGGAGTTTAGGAACGATCATAGGATTGGTGCTGGCTTGGCTAATTAGTGTGGTCCTAATTGGTATGAATATTCGAGTTATTAGTGATGTAATACCTTTTATACTTGTTATTGGTTTTGCTTACTTAGGGTTTCGTGTTGGAACAACACGTAGAGACGAGTGGCGTAAGCTTTTTCAACCGAAGGTAAAAAAGAATACGGAAGATGAAGATGGAAAAGTTTTAGAGCGTAGAGCAGATGAGACTTTTCGTAAATATAAAATATTAGATACAAGCGTTATTATTGATGGAAGAATCTATGATATTGCAAAAACAGGTTTTCTTGAAGGAACGATTTTGATTCCTAATTTTGTTTTACAAGAATTGCAGTACATTGCAGATTCCTCTGATAGTTTAAAACGAGTACGTGGACGTAGAGGATTAGATATCTTGAATGCATTGCAAAAAGAAAATGACATGCAAGTTGAAATGTACGACGGAGACTTTGAAGACATTACAGAAGTAGACAGCAAATTAATTAAACTAGCTAAATTATTAGACGGTGTTGTGGTAACAAATGACTACAACTTAAACAAAGTGAGTGAGTTCCAAAATGTACCGGTATTAAACATAAACGAATTGGCTAATGCTGTGAAGCCAGTCGTTATTCCAGGCGAAAACATGACGGTCATGATCGTTAAAGCTGGAACAGAACGCAGTCAAGGAGTAGCATACTTAGATGACGGAACCATGATCGTTGTTGAAGAAGGACAACACTTTATGAATAAAACAATTGAAGTTGTCGTAACCAGTGCGCTTCAAACAGCTGCTGGACGTATGATTTTTGCAAAACCGGTTCATTCTCAAAAAGGCATTAAAGATAGAGAGTAG
- a CDS encoding dUTP diphosphatase, which produces MEKKRGFEIVTAYKTKGINLPVRATNHAAGYDFEAAEDTIVPSIWKVLFKGMTREIKQKENEASLLEQNKKYLKPTLVPTGIKAYMGEDEYLQLANRSSNPIKHQLVLPNGVGIIDSDYYNNENNEGHIYFQFIHFGLTDHVVKKGDRIGQGIFIPFLKADVDKESGKVRSGGFGSSGR; this is translated from the coding sequence ATGGAAAAGAAACGCGGATTTGAAATAGTAACAGCTTATAAAACAAAAGGTATAAACTTACCAGTAAGAGCAACCAATCATGCAGCAGGCTATGATTTTGAAGCTGCTGAAGATACGATCGTACCTTCAATTTGGAAAGTTTTGTTTAAAGGTATGACTCGAGAAATAAAACAAAAAGAAAATGAAGCTTCACTTTTAGAACAAAATAAAAAATATTTAAAACCCACACTTGTACCAACAGGCATCAAAGCGTATATGGGAGAAGATGAATACTTGCAATTAGCAAATCGTTCAAGTAATCCAATCAAACACCAATTGGTTTTACCGAATGGGGTAGGGATTATTGATTCAGATTACTACAACAATGAAAACAACGAAGGTCACATATATTTTCAATTTATTCATTTTGGTTTAACAGACCATGTAGTGAAGAAAGGTGACCGAATTGGCCAAGGAATTTTTATACCATTCTTGAAAGCAGATGTGGATAAAGAAAGCGGAAAAGTCCGTTCTGGTGGTTTCGGTTCTTCTGGAAGATAA